Proteins encoded in a region of the Coregonus clupeaformis isolate EN_2021a chromosome 9, ASM2061545v1, whole genome shotgun sequence genome:
- the LOC121573637 gene encoding serrate RNA effector molecule homolog isoform X1 — MADSDDEYDRRRRDKFRRERSDNYDRSREREDRRRDDWNDRRPSAREWDRGRERRSRGEYRDYERGRRERFSPPRHDMSPQQKRMRRDWDDHGGDPYHGGYDLGYGGGGGPSYAPPQPWGHPDLHLMQPHHGIPIQARLGNIHDMDLGPPPPVMKSFKEFLLSLDDSVDETEAVKRYNEYKIDFRRQQMQDFFLAHKDEEWFRSKYHPDEAGRRKAESHSALQNRLNVYMFLMENGWFDTVSLDIEKAQAIMKVLDAAVIKMEGGTDYDLRILELPSEEEEERERADRTAAGGPGTEPPKKEEPKDKDVDNDCKPPADKEKEENDACSTEKGANGGGEAGGSEGEEKEEKGEKETKSKEVVPEPKKLSKKRKRKHSGDSEDEASASESDSDSDSNSHHSCDKPAQREEGEDEEGEDKDEDEEEEGEADRKKSKEEKPKEREREKEEKKPKDDQPPRPRPLHRTCSLFMRSIAPTISKAEIIALCRRYPGFMRVCLSDPQPERRFFRRCWVTFDRSVNIKETCWNLQNIRLRDCELAPGVNRDLARRVRNVNGITQHKQVLRNDIKLSAKLIHSLDHRGRLWSHKARGEAVSAVEVAAQNPILKNITDYLIEEVSAEEEELLGSVGGADAEEGTKEGYPAEITVERDDKLVKVLDRLLLYLRIVHSIDYYNNCEYPSEDEMPNRCGMIHVRGPIPPNRIAHGEVLEWQKTFEERLSPLFSVKEKLSEEEAGKMGRKVPEQEVEKFVLANTQELGKDKWLCPLSGKKFKGPEFVRKHILNKHGDKIEEVKREVVFFNNFLMDAKRPSLPEMKPPPPLGPGQGVLSPGMPFPPQGLMGFGPGQPRPPVMGYGGGPPYPPNQYGGGRGNYDNFRGQGGGYPGKPRNNRMSRGDPRNIIEYRDLDAPDDIDFF, encoded by the exons ATGGCAGACAGTGATGATGAATATGATCGCAGAAGGAGAGACAAGTTCCGTCGTGAGAGGAGCGACAACTATGACCGCTcccgagagagagaggacaggcgtAGGGATGACTGGAATGACAG GCGCCCATCTGCCAGGGAGTGGGACAGGGGCAGGGAGCGGCGTAGCCGGGGGGAGTATCGGGACTACGAGAGGGGTCGCAGGGAGAGGTTCTCCCCACCCAGGCACGACATGAGTCCCCAACAAAAACGCATGAGGAGAGACTG GGATGACCATGGAGGAGATCCCTACCATGGGGGGTATGACTTGGGCTACGGTGGTGGCGGAGGCCCCAGCTACGCCCCTCCACAGCCCTGGGGCCACCCTGACCTGCACCTCATGCAGCCTCACCATGGCATCCCCATCCAGGCAAG ACTAGGTAACATCCATGATATGGATCTGGGCCCGCCTCCTCCAGTGATGAAGAGCTTTAAGGAGTTCTTGCTGTCCCTGGATGACTCTGTGGATGAGACTGAGGCAGTCAAACGTTACAATGAGTACAAGATAGACTTCCGACGGCAGCAGATGCAGGACTTCTTCCTTGCTCACAAAGATGAAGAGTG GTTCCGATCCAAGTACCACCCGGATGAGGCGGGCCGGCGGAAGGCTGAGTCCCACAGTGCCCTGCAGAACCGGCTGAATGTCTACATGTTCCTAATGGAGAACGGCTGGTTCGACACTGTCTCCCTGGACATAGAGAAGGCCCAGGCCATCATGAAGGTCTTGGATGCAG CTGTGataaagatggagggagggacagattATGACCTGCGCATCCTGGAGCTGCcgtctgaggaggaagaggaaagagaGCGAGCTGACAGGACGGCAGCTGGGGGTCCGGGAACTGAGCCCCCCAAAAAAGAGGAGCCCAAGGATAAGGATGTGGACAATGACTGCAAACCCCCAGCTGACAAAGAGAAG GAGGAGAATGATGCCTGCAGCACGGAGAAGGGTGCAAACGGTGGTGGTGAGgcaggagggagtgagggagaagagaaagaggagaaaggagaaaaaGAGACGAAAAGCAAAGAGGTTGTGCCTGAGCCTAAGAAG CTGAgtaagaagaggaagaggaagcacAGTGGAGACAGTGAAGATGAGGCCAGTGCCTCTGAGAGTGACTCCGACTCGGACTCCAACTCCCATCATTCCTGTGATAAACCTgcacagagggaggagggtgaggatGAGGAAGGGGAGGACAAGGATGAAGATGAGGAAGAAGAGGGTGAAG CTGACAGAAAAAAAAGCAAAGAGGAGAAAccaaaggaaagagagagggagaaggaagagaAGAAACCCAAGGATGACCAGCCCCCGAGACCCCGGCCTCTCCACAGGACCTGCTCTCTTTTCATGAGGAGCATCGCCCCCACCATCTCCAAGGCAGAGATCATAGCT CTGTGTCGGAGATATCCTGGGTTCATGCGAGTGTGTTTGTCTGATCCCCAACCAGAGCGCAG GTTCTTCCGTCGCTGCTGGGTGACATTTGACCGTAGTGTCAACATCAAGGAGACCTGCTGGAACCTCCAGAACATCAGA CTACGTGACTGTGAGCTGGCCCCGGGGGTGAACAGAGACCTGGCCCGGAGGGTCCGCAACGTCAATGGTATCACTCAGCACAAGCAGGTGCTGCGAAACGACATCAAGCTGTCAGCCAAACTCATCCACTCCCTGGACCACAGAGGCAGGCTGTGGAGCCACAAGGCCCGTGGAGAGGCAGTGTCTGCTGTggag GTGGCGGCTCAGAACCCCATCCTGAAGAACATCACTGACTACCTGATAGAGGAGGTGAGCGCTGAGGAGGAGGAGCTACTGGGCAGTGTGGGCGGAGCTGACGCAGAGGAGGGCACCAAGGAGGGCTACCCAGCAGAGATCACTGTGGAAAGGGACGACAAGCTGGTCAAG GTGTTGGACCGTCTTCTGTTGTACCTGCGTATTGTCCATTCCATTGACTACTACAACAACTGCGAGTACCCCAGCGAGGATGAGATGCCCAACCGCTGTGGCATGATCCATGTGCGCGGGCCCATCCCTCCCAATCGCATCGCACACGGGGAAG TGTTGGAGTGGCAGAAGACATTTGAGGAGAGGCTGAGCCCCCTGTTCAGTGTGAAGGAGAAGCTATCGGAGGAGGAGGCAGGCAAGATGGGCCGGAAGGTTCCGGAGCAGGAGGTGGAGAAGTTTGTGTTGGCCAACACCCAGGAGCTGGGCAAGGACAAGTGGCTCTGCCCCCTCAGTGGCAAGAAGTtcaag GGCCCAGAGTTTGTGCGCAAGCACATCCTGAACAAACACGGGGACAAAATTGAGGAGGTGAAAAGGGAGGTGGTGTTTTTCAACAACTTCCTGATGGATGCCAAGCGACCTTCACTCCCAGAGATGAAACCCCCTCCTCCGCTCGGCCCAGGACAAG GTGTTCTGTCTCCAGGCATGCCCTTCCCCCCTCAGGGCCTCATGGGCTTCGGGCCCGGTCAGCCTCGTCCTCCTGTCATGGGTTACGGAG GTGGACCTCCTTACCCACCAAACCAGTACGGAGGCGGCCGGGGTAACTATGACAACTTCCGTGGACAGGGTGGTGGCTACCCTGGTAAACCCCGCAACAACAG AATGTCCCGGGGAGATCCACGCAACATCATTGAATATCGTGACCTGGATGCACCTGATGACATCGACTTCTTCTAG
- the LOC121573637 gene encoding serrate RNA effector molecule homolog isoform X3 has translation MDLGPPPPVMKSFKEFLLSLDDSVDETEAVKRYNEYKIDFRRQQMQDFFLAHKDEEWFRSKYHPDEAGRRKAESHSALQNRLNVYMFLMENGWFDTVSLDIEKAQAIMKVLDAAVIKMEGGTDYDLRILELPSEEEEERERADRTAAGGPGTEPPKKEEPKDKDVDNDCKPPADKEKEENDACSTEKGANGGGEAGGSEGEEKEEKGEKETKSKEVVPEPKKLSKKRKRKHSGDSEDEASASESDSDSDSNSHHSCDKPAQREEGEDEEGEDKDEDEEEEGEADRKKSKEEKPKEREREKEEKKPKDDQPPRPRPLHRTCSLFMRSIAPTISKAEIIALCRRYPGFMRVCLSDPQPERRFFRRCWVTFDRSVNIKETCWNLQNIRLRDCELAPGVNRDLARRVRNVNGITQHKQVLRNDIKLSAKLIHSLDHRGRLWSHKARGEAVSAVEVAAQNPILKNITDYLIEEVSAEEEELLGSVGGADAEEGTKEGYPAEITVERDDKLVKVLDRLLLYLRIVHSIDYYNNCEYPSEDEMPNRCGMIHVRGPIPPNRIAHGEVLEWQKTFEERLSPLFSVKEKLSEEEAGKMGRKVPEQEVEKFVLANTQELGKDKWLCPLSGKKFKGPEFVRKHILNKHGDKIEEVKREVVFFNNFLMDAKRPSLPEMKPPPPLGPGQGVLSPGMPFPPQGLMGFGPGQPRPPVMGYGGGPPYPPNQYGGGRGNYDNFRGQGGGYPGKPRNNRMSRGDPRNIIEYRDLDAPDDIDFF, from the exons ATGGATCTGGGCCCGCCTCCTCCAGTGATGAAGAGCTTTAAGGAGTTCTTGCTGTCCCTGGATGACTCTGTGGATGAGACTGAGGCAGTCAAACGTTACAATGAGTACAAGATAGACTTCCGACGGCAGCAGATGCAGGACTTCTTCCTTGCTCACAAAGATGAAGAGTG GTTCCGATCCAAGTACCACCCGGATGAGGCGGGCCGGCGGAAGGCTGAGTCCCACAGTGCCCTGCAGAACCGGCTGAATGTCTACATGTTCCTAATGGAGAACGGCTGGTTCGACACTGTCTCCCTGGACATAGAGAAGGCCCAGGCCATCATGAAGGTCTTGGATGCAG CTGTGataaagatggagggagggacagattATGACCTGCGCATCCTGGAGCTGCcgtctgaggaggaagaggaaagagaGCGAGCTGACAGGACGGCAGCTGGGGGTCCGGGAACTGAGCCCCCCAAAAAAGAGGAGCCCAAGGATAAGGATGTGGACAATGACTGCAAACCCCCAGCTGACAAAGAGAAG GAGGAGAATGATGCCTGCAGCACGGAGAAGGGTGCAAACGGTGGTGGTGAGgcaggagggagtgagggagaagagaaagaggagaaaggagaaaaaGAGACGAAAAGCAAAGAGGTTGTGCCTGAGCCTAAGAAG CTGAgtaagaagaggaagaggaagcacAGTGGAGACAGTGAAGATGAGGCCAGTGCCTCTGAGAGTGACTCCGACTCGGACTCCAACTCCCATCATTCCTGTGATAAACCTgcacagagggaggagggtgaggatGAGGAAGGGGAGGACAAGGATGAAGATGAGGAAGAAGAGGGTGAAG CTGACAGAAAAAAAAGCAAAGAGGAGAAAccaaaggaaagagagagggagaaggaagagaAGAAACCCAAGGATGACCAGCCCCCGAGACCCCGGCCTCTCCACAGGACCTGCTCTCTTTTCATGAGGAGCATCGCCCCCACCATCTCCAAGGCAGAGATCATAGCT CTGTGTCGGAGATATCCTGGGTTCATGCGAGTGTGTTTGTCTGATCCCCAACCAGAGCGCAG GTTCTTCCGTCGCTGCTGGGTGACATTTGACCGTAGTGTCAACATCAAGGAGACCTGCTGGAACCTCCAGAACATCAGA CTACGTGACTGTGAGCTGGCCCCGGGGGTGAACAGAGACCTGGCCCGGAGGGTCCGCAACGTCAATGGTATCACTCAGCACAAGCAGGTGCTGCGAAACGACATCAAGCTGTCAGCCAAACTCATCCACTCCCTGGACCACAGAGGCAGGCTGTGGAGCCACAAGGCCCGTGGAGAGGCAGTGTCTGCTGTggag GTGGCGGCTCAGAACCCCATCCTGAAGAACATCACTGACTACCTGATAGAGGAGGTGAGCGCTGAGGAGGAGGAGCTACTGGGCAGTGTGGGCGGAGCTGACGCAGAGGAGGGCACCAAGGAGGGCTACCCAGCAGAGATCACTGTGGAAAGGGACGACAAGCTGGTCAAG GTGTTGGACCGTCTTCTGTTGTACCTGCGTATTGTCCATTCCATTGACTACTACAACAACTGCGAGTACCCCAGCGAGGATGAGATGCCCAACCGCTGTGGCATGATCCATGTGCGCGGGCCCATCCCTCCCAATCGCATCGCACACGGGGAAG TGTTGGAGTGGCAGAAGACATTTGAGGAGAGGCTGAGCCCCCTGTTCAGTGTGAAGGAGAAGCTATCGGAGGAGGAGGCAGGCAAGATGGGCCGGAAGGTTCCGGAGCAGGAGGTGGAGAAGTTTGTGTTGGCCAACACCCAGGAGCTGGGCAAGGACAAGTGGCTCTGCCCCCTCAGTGGCAAGAAGTtcaag GGCCCAGAGTTTGTGCGCAAGCACATCCTGAACAAACACGGGGACAAAATTGAGGAGGTGAAAAGGGAGGTGGTGTTTTTCAACAACTTCCTGATGGATGCCAAGCGACCTTCACTCCCAGAGATGAAACCCCCTCCTCCGCTCGGCCCAGGACAAG GTGTTCTGTCTCCAGGCATGCCCTTCCCCCCTCAGGGCCTCATGGGCTTCGGGCCCGGTCAGCCTCGTCCTCCTGTCATGGGTTACGGAG GTGGACCTCCTTACCCACCAAACCAGTACGGAGGCGGCCGGGGTAACTATGACAACTTCCGTGGACAGGGTGGTGGCTACCCTGGTAAACCCCGCAACAACAG AATGTCCCGGGGAGATCCACGCAACATCATTGAATATCGTGACCTGGATGCACCTGATGACATCGACTTCTTCTAG
- the LOC121573637 gene encoding serrate RNA effector molecule homolog isoform X2: MADSDDEYDRRRRDKFRRERSDNYDRSREREDRRRDDWNDRRPSAREWDRGRERRSRGEYRDYERGRRERFSPPRHDMSPQQKRMRRDWDDHGGDPYHGGYDLGYGGGGGPSYAPPQPWGHPDLHLMQPHHGIPIQARLGNIHDMDLGPPPPVMKSFKEFLLSLDDSVDETEAVKRYNEYKIDFRRQQMQDFFLAHKDEEWFRSKYHPDEAGRRKAESHSALQNRLNVYMFLMENGWFDTVSLDIEKAQAIMKVLDAAVIKMEGGTDYDLRILELPSEEEEERERADRTAAGGPGTEPPKKEEPKDKDVDNDCKPPADKEKEENDACSTEKGANGGGEAGGSEGEEKEEKGEKETKSKEVVPEPKKLSKKRKRKHSGDSEDEASASESDSDSDSNSHHSCDKPAQREEGEDEEGEDKDEDEEEEGEADRKKSKEEKPKEREREKEEKKPKDDQPPRPRPLHRTCSLFMRSIAPTISKAEIIALCRRYPGFMRVCLSDPQPERRFFRRCWVTFDRSVNIKETCWNLQNIRLRDCELAPGVNRDLARRVRNVNGITQHKQVLRNDIKLSAKLIHSLDHRGRLWSHKARGEAVSAVEVAAQNPILKNITDYLIEEVSAEEEELLGSVGGADAEEGTKEGYPAEITVERDDKLVKVLDRLLLYLRIVHSIDYYNNCEYPSEDEMPNRCGMIHVRGPIPPNRIAHGEVLEWQKTFEERLSPLFSVKEKLSEEEAGKMGRKVPEQEVEKFVLANTQELGKDKWLCPLSGKKFKGPEFVRKHILNKHGDKIEEVKREVVFFNNFLMDAKRPSLPEMKPPPPLGPGQGVLSPGMPFPPQGLMGFGPGQPRPPVMGYGGGPPYPPNQYGGGRGNYDNFRGQGGGYPGKPRNNR; encoded by the exons ATGGCAGACAGTGATGATGAATATGATCGCAGAAGGAGAGACAAGTTCCGTCGTGAGAGGAGCGACAACTATGACCGCTcccgagagagagaggacaggcgtAGGGATGACTGGAATGACAG GCGCCCATCTGCCAGGGAGTGGGACAGGGGCAGGGAGCGGCGTAGCCGGGGGGAGTATCGGGACTACGAGAGGGGTCGCAGGGAGAGGTTCTCCCCACCCAGGCACGACATGAGTCCCCAACAAAAACGCATGAGGAGAGACTG GGATGACCATGGAGGAGATCCCTACCATGGGGGGTATGACTTGGGCTACGGTGGTGGCGGAGGCCCCAGCTACGCCCCTCCACAGCCCTGGGGCCACCCTGACCTGCACCTCATGCAGCCTCACCATGGCATCCCCATCCAGGCAAG ACTAGGTAACATCCATGATATGGATCTGGGCCCGCCTCCTCCAGTGATGAAGAGCTTTAAGGAGTTCTTGCTGTCCCTGGATGACTCTGTGGATGAGACTGAGGCAGTCAAACGTTACAATGAGTACAAGATAGACTTCCGACGGCAGCAGATGCAGGACTTCTTCCTTGCTCACAAAGATGAAGAGTG GTTCCGATCCAAGTACCACCCGGATGAGGCGGGCCGGCGGAAGGCTGAGTCCCACAGTGCCCTGCAGAACCGGCTGAATGTCTACATGTTCCTAATGGAGAACGGCTGGTTCGACACTGTCTCCCTGGACATAGAGAAGGCCCAGGCCATCATGAAGGTCTTGGATGCAG CTGTGataaagatggagggagggacagattATGACCTGCGCATCCTGGAGCTGCcgtctgaggaggaagaggaaagagaGCGAGCTGACAGGACGGCAGCTGGGGGTCCGGGAACTGAGCCCCCCAAAAAAGAGGAGCCCAAGGATAAGGATGTGGACAATGACTGCAAACCCCCAGCTGACAAAGAGAAG GAGGAGAATGATGCCTGCAGCACGGAGAAGGGTGCAAACGGTGGTGGTGAGgcaggagggagtgagggagaagagaaagaggagaaaggagaaaaaGAGACGAAAAGCAAAGAGGTTGTGCCTGAGCCTAAGAAG CTGAgtaagaagaggaagaggaagcacAGTGGAGACAGTGAAGATGAGGCCAGTGCCTCTGAGAGTGACTCCGACTCGGACTCCAACTCCCATCATTCCTGTGATAAACCTgcacagagggaggagggtgaggatGAGGAAGGGGAGGACAAGGATGAAGATGAGGAAGAAGAGGGTGAAG CTGACAGAAAAAAAAGCAAAGAGGAGAAAccaaaggaaagagagagggagaaggaagagaAGAAACCCAAGGATGACCAGCCCCCGAGACCCCGGCCTCTCCACAGGACCTGCTCTCTTTTCATGAGGAGCATCGCCCCCACCATCTCCAAGGCAGAGATCATAGCT CTGTGTCGGAGATATCCTGGGTTCATGCGAGTGTGTTTGTCTGATCCCCAACCAGAGCGCAG GTTCTTCCGTCGCTGCTGGGTGACATTTGACCGTAGTGTCAACATCAAGGAGACCTGCTGGAACCTCCAGAACATCAGA CTACGTGACTGTGAGCTGGCCCCGGGGGTGAACAGAGACCTGGCCCGGAGGGTCCGCAACGTCAATGGTATCACTCAGCACAAGCAGGTGCTGCGAAACGACATCAAGCTGTCAGCCAAACTCATCCACTCCCTGGACCACAGAGGCAGGCTGTGGAGCCACAAGGCCCGTGGAGAGGCAGTGTCTGCTGTggag GTGGCGGCTCAGAACCCCATCCTGAAGAACATCACTGACTACCTGATAGAGGAGGTGAGCGCTGAGGAGGAGGAGCTACTGGGCAGTGTGGGCGGAGCTGACGCAGAGGAGGGCACCAAGGAGGGCTACCCAGCAGAGATCACTGTGGAAAGGGACGACAAGCTGGTCAAG GTGTTGGACCGTCTTCTGTTGTACCTGCGTATTGTCCATTCCATTGACTACTACAACAACTGCGAGTACCCCAGCGAGGATGAGATGCCCAACCGCTGTGGCATGATCCATGTGCGCGGGCCCATCCCTCCCAATCGCATCGCACACGGGGAAG TGTTGGAGTGGCAGAAGACATTTGAGGAGAGGCTGAGCCCCCTGTTCAGTGTGAAGGAGAAGCTATCGGAGGAGGAGGCAGGCAAGATGGGCCGGAAGGTTCCGGAGCAGGAGGTGGAGAAGTTTGTGTTGGCCAACACCCAGGAGCTGGGCAAGGACAAGTGGCTCTGCCCCCTCAGTGGCAAGAAGTtcaag GGCCCAGAGTTTGTGCGCAAGCACATCCTGAACAAACACGGGGACAAAATTGAGGAGGTGAAAAGGGAGGTGGTGTTTTTCAACAACTTCCTGATGGATGCCAAGCGACCTTCACTCCCAGAGATGAAACCCCCTCCTCCGCTCGGCCCAGGACAAG GTGTTCTGTCTCCAGGCATGCCCTTCCCCCCTCAGGGCCTCATGGGCTTCGGGCCCGGTCAGCCTCGTCCTCCTGTCATGGGTTACGGAG GTGGACCTCCTTACCCACCAAACCAGTACGGAGGCGGCCGGGGTAACTATGACAACTTCCGTGGACAGGGTGGTGGCTACCCTGGTAAACCCCGCAACAACAGGTGA